In Mycolicibacter virginiensis, the DNA window GGGCAATAGCAACAGTTTCGAACCAGACATCACGAGCCATTATCAGATGGGACTTTCATTGCAGAGGCGGGCCGGCGGACGCATGGACAGCGTCAACGGCACCACAGTGGTGATCGGCTTGCCGCGGGAATGGTCCGCGGCCGGGCGGGGCTTGGTGCGATCGGCAGCCAGCGCGGGTGCGCCGTAGCCCTGGACGCATTCCGGATCCGGTCCATCCAGCGGCAGTCCGGTGAAGAACTTTGCGGCCATGCAGCCGCCCCGGCAGCTGTCGTAGTGGTCGCAGCTTCCGCAGGCGCCGGCGGACTGCGGCTCCCGCAGTTCACGAAACAGCGGAGCGTGCTTCCAGACGTTGTCGAAACCTCCGTCGGACAGCACGTTTCCGGCCAAGAAGCGGTCGTGGATGGCGAAGGGACAGGCGTAGACATCACCGACGGGGTCGATGAGGCACACCACGCGCCCGGCGCCACACATGTTCAGCCCGGCCAGCGCGCCGGGCGCGCCAAGTCCGGACAGGTGGAAGAAGGAGTCACCGGTGAGCACCCGCTCCCCGTTGGCCACCAGCCAGTCGTAGAGCTGGACCTGCTGGTCGGCGGTCGGGTGCAGGTCGTCCCACACATCGGCGCCTCGCCCCGACGGCCGCAGTCGGGTGATCCGCAGCGTCGCACCATAGCGGCTGGCCAACTCGGCAAAGTCGTCAAGCTGGTCGATGTTGTGGCGGGTCGCGACGACCGAGATCTTGGCGTCGGAGAATCCGGCCGCGGCCAGGTTCTCCAGCGCCCGGATCGCCATATCGAACGAGCCGGGGCCACGGATCGGGTCGTTGACCTCTGCGGTGGCACCGTCCAGGGAGATCTGGACGTCGACGTAGTCGCTGGCCGCCAGCTTGGCCGCCACCTCGGGGGTGATCCGCAGGCCGTTGGTGGAGAACTTCACGCCGACGTGGTGCTCGGTGGCATAGTCCACCAGCTCCCAAAAGTCCGAGCGCACTGTGGGTTCCCCGCCACCGATGTTGACGTAGAACACCTGCATGCGTTCCAGCTCGTCGATGATGTCTTTGCACTGCCGCGTGGACAGCTCGCGGGGATCGCGCTTGCCCGACGAGGACAGGCAGTGCACGCACGCCAGGTTGCAGGCGTAGGTCAGCTCCCACGTCAGGCAGATCGGAGCGTCAAGCCCGTGCTCGAATTGTTCGATAAGCCGGGGCACCGGTGCCACGGATGTCATTGGCCCTCCCTGGGCATCAGCATCTTCGAGTCCGCCAGCACGCCCAGCGCATGCAGGTACGGACCCTGATCGGCATCGTCGACTCCGGCTGCGCGGCAGGCGGATCGGACATCGTCGTGGTCCGGAAGAGACCGCACCACCTCGACGATGGTGCGGTTCTTCAGGAACGACAACTTACGGGTGCCGAAGTGGTACAGCAGCGCACCAAACGGCTCCGGGCGGAGCGCCACCTGCGGGTGCAGCTCCCAGCCGCGGTCGGGGTCGAACACTGTTGCCTCCGAGGCCACGGCGACCTCCGGCATGGTCAGTAGACGCCGCACATGCCGTCGATGGACACCTCTTCGACCAGGCTTTCGGTGACGAGCTCGGCATTGGTGTCGTTCTGCTGGTTCTGGTCCATGACGCGGGCCTTTCTCACGTTCGGGTTCGACAAAGGACTGTCGTGTCGGTCACAATCTCGGACAGAATATGGCATCGAGTGCCGTAAAGGAAGTGGGGCTGTGAGATGGGCGGTACGCCGGGTCCGCACCCCCGCGCCGGGCGGCGCCGCTCCACCACGCCGCAGCACATCACCGACGTGGCGATCGACCTGTTCGCCGCCCGCGGATTCGGCGAGGTCAGCGTTGATGACGTGGCGCAGGCCGCCGGCATCGGCCGTCGCACGGTGTTCCGGTACTACGCCTCGAAGAACGCCATCCCGTGGGGCGACTTCGACGCGCACCTGCACCAGCTACGGGAACTGCTGGACGGTATCGAACCCGGAGCGCCACTCGGTGACGCGCTGCGTGCGGCGCTGTTGGCGTTCAACACGTTCGGCGAGAGCGAGACGGCGCGCCACCGCCGGCGGATGCGGGTGATCCTGCAGACCGATGAGCTGCAGGCCTACTCGATGACGATGTACGCCGGCTGGCGCAGCGTCATCGCGGAGTTCGTGGCACGCCGGGCGGGTCTGGACCCTGATGACCTGCGGCCGCAGACGGTGGCGTGGATGATGCTGGGGGTGGCGCTCAGCGCTTACGAACGCTGGCTCGGCGATGAGTCGCTGGTGTTGCCACAGGTTCTCGGCGACGCGTTCGACGCGATCCGCGGCGGCCTGGACTGAGCGTCAGCATCTACCCCGCGATATCGCGATAGGCGGCCACTACCGGCTCCAGCTCGTCAGGGGTGGCGCCGTGCATGATCAGCGCGTCGGCGCCGTAGTCGAACTCCTGGCGGATGCGCTCGGCGCAGCGCCGCGCCGTACCGGTGGCCGCCGGCTGAAGCCACTCGTCGGGGATCAACGTCGCGATGTGCTCGATCTGCGCGGCGCTGGCCTTGTGGTCGATACCGCCCGGAATCGACGTCACCACCGGGTCCTCGCGGAAGCGCTGCAGCACCGCCGGGTCCCAGTTGTTGGTGCGCACCAGCAGATCGCCGTAGCCCTGCAGGTAGGTGGCCAGCCGCGCCACGGTCTTTTTCAGCCGCAGCTCTTCGGGCAGGTGATCGCCCACCGTGGCGAAACACGACCACACCCGCACGCTCGCCGGGTCGCGGCCGGCTCGTTCCGCGGCGTCCTTCACCGTTTTCACGCTGCGCTGCAAGGTCTCCGGAGTGAAGTAGGTGTGCAGGATGACGTCGTCGAAGAACGCTCCGCCCAGCTCGAGCGTCTTCGGCCCGAATGCCACCAGCGCCAGCCGGATGTCTTCGGCGAAGTCCGGGTCCAAGAACAGCACCTGATAGCGGCCGATCGGCCCGTCGTGGTTGAAGATCACCTCGCCTTGCCAGAGTCGGCGCATCACCTGTGCGAAGTCGGCCATCTGCGCGGTGGTGACGTTCGGGATCCCGAATGCGGCGTACATGGCAGCCACGCCGCGGCCGATGCCCAGGGTGAACCGTCCCCGCGACAGTCGGTGCATGGTGGTTGCCCATGACGCGGTGATCAACGGATGGCGGGTGTTGTGATTGGTTGCCGCGGTGGCGATCTGCATCCGGCCGGTGACCGCACACGCGGCCCCGACCAGCGACGATGCCTCTTTGACGTTCCAGCGTTCGGAGATGAACGCGGTCCCGAACCCGAGGTCCTCGCCACGGCGGGCTTCATCCATCAGCGCGGCCGGACCTTCCCCGCCGGCGCCGGCCAGCAAGTAGTAGCCCAGTTCGTCGAGGACCCGTTCAGTCATGCCCAAACCCCTTGCTTGTAGCCGCAATTCCACACCTCGGTGATCCTGCCGTCGATCACGCGGAACACGTTCGGCCGCCTTTCGTCGACACTTCCGCAGGGTTGCCTATCGATGGGTTTACGGTACGGTATTCAGTTGGATGCCGTGGGAGGAAATGCGATGAAGGTTCCGTTCACCTGGAAGGTCACCGGCTGGTTCATGATCGGCTGGTCACCGGAGTTCGCCGCCGGAACGACCCGGGCCCTGCACTACTTCGGCGAGGACTTGGTCGCCTACCGCGACGCCGACGGCGAACTGCATGTGATGGAGGCGCACTGCAAGCACATGGGCGCCCACCTGGGCCACGGCGGCACGGTGGTCGAAGACCGCGTCGAGTGCCCGTTCCATGGCTGGCAGTGGGGCCCCGACGGCTGCAACAAATTCATCCCCTATCAGCCGGACCGGCCGAACAAGGCGTTGCGCCTGCGGGTCTACCCGGTCCGCGAACAGCACGGCTGCGTGTTCGCATGGCACCACCCCGACGGCGCCGAACCCCACTGGGAGATGCCCGACATCTTCGGCAAGTTTCCCCAGTTCACCGCCGGCCCGCAGGACTACTACCGGGCCTACCCGGAATTCTCCCGACGCCTGGAGGGCGAACCGGTCCACCCGCAGATCGTCGCCGAGAATGCCGCTGACAGCGCACATTTCCAGTACGTGCACCACGCGACGGTGACGCCGAGGGTGCTCGATTGGAAGATGGCCGACCAGGAATGGCAGTTCGTCGCAGGCTGGCCCGACGAGCGCGCCGACGACCCGGAGCAGATGGCGTTGCGGTTCCACAGCCATCTGTTCGGGCTTGGCGGGGCGATCAGCATCTTCGAGGGCGTGCAGCAGCATCGGCTGATCTTCACCTGCACCCCGGTCGACGAGGGCCGCTCGGACCTGTTCTATTCGATCTGGTGGCCGCGGATTCCCGGTGATGACTCCGAGGCACCGCCGGATGACGTGCGCGCGCGGGTCGAGAAGCAGTTCCTGACCACCGTCGAAGACGACCTGGGAATCTGGCGCTACCAGCGCTACATCCAGAATCCGGCACTGTCCAAAGTCGACGCGAAACCCGTTTATGACGCTGCGGAAATGGGCTACACAGTTTTACGATGTGCCGCCCACCGAGGCCGTCTTGAGATGACCGCCGGGCTGGCGGACCTGGTAGCGCCTGCGCACACCGCACTGATCACCCAGGAGCTGCAGGGCGCGGTGGTGGGGCCCGACGCCGGCTTGGCGGCCCTCGCCGACGAGGCGCGCCGTGAGGCATTGCCCAACATCAGCCGGCTGCTGCCGGCGGCGCGGTCGGTCGGCGTTGCGGTGGTGCACTGCCTGGTGCACCGTCGCCCGGACGGCTTGGGTTCCAACCACAACGCGCGGTTGTTTTCCGCCGGCCGCCGCGCGGTGCGCATCGATCCGGGCAGCGCCGGTGCCACCCTGCTGCCCGAGTTCGGGCCGGAGCCGGCTGACCTGGTACTCAGCCGCTACCACGGCCTCGGGCCGATGGGCGGAACCGATCTGGATGCGATCCTGCGCAACCTGGGAATATCCACCGTTGTCGCGGTGGGGGTCTCGCTGAACGTCGCCATCCCCAACCTGGTGATGGACGCGATCAACGCCGCCTACCGCGTGGTGGTGCCCCGCGACGCGGTGGCCGGTGTCCCGGCCGAGTACGGTGCTGCCATCATCGACAACACGCTGTCGCTGCTGGCGACGATCACCACCACACAGGAGCTGATGGACACGTGGCAACCCTGACCCAGTTCACCGTGCCGGAGGTCACCGACGCCGTGGCCGCGGCGATTCCCGACCGCGACATGATCATCCAGGGCGACCGACGCTACACCTATGCGCAGATCCTCGAGCGGTCCAACCGGCTGGCGTCCTACCTGCACTCTCGCGGGCTGGGGTGCCACACGCCGCGGTCGGACCTGTCTGCGCACGAGACCGGCCAGGATCTGTTGGGGATCTACGCCTACAACGGCAACGAGTTCGTCGAGACCCTGCTGGGCAGCTTCCGGGCCCGGGTGGCGCCGTTCAACGTCAACTACCGCTACGTGCGCAAGGAATTGGCCTACCTGCTGGCTGATTCCGGCGCCACCGCGCTGGTATATCACGCCGCGTTCGCCCCCACCCTGGCCGAGGTGCTCCCCGAGCTTCCCCAGCTCAAGGTGCTGATCCAGATCGCCGACGACTCCGGCAACGCCCTGCTCGACGGGGCGGTCGACTACGAGACGGTGCTGGCGGAAAGCTCCCCGGAGCCGCCGCCGGTGCAACCCTCGCCCGACGACCTGTATGTGCTCTACACCGGTGGCACCACCGGGATGCCCAAGGGCGTGCTCTGGCGTCAGCACGACATCTTCATGGGCTCGTTCGGTGGCCGCAACTTGATGACCGCCGAAGAGGTCAGCTCCATCGATGACATCGTGGGGCCGGCCGGGGCGAACCCGGGGATCAAGCTGATGATCCTGCCGCCGCTGATCCACGGCGCCGCGCAGTGGGCCGTGATGACCGCAATCAACACTGGCCAAACCCTGGTCTTCCCTTCGGTTGTGGACCATTTCGACGCCGATGACGTGGTACGCGCCATAGAGCGGGAAAAAGTGATGTCGGTGACCGTGGTCGGCGACGCGATGGCCCGGCCGCTGCTGGATGCGATCCGCAAGGGCAGCGCCGACGTGTCGTCGCTGCTGGTGGTGGCCAACGGCGGCGCCCTGCTGACGCCATATGTCAAACAGCAGATCGTCGAGACCCTGCCCGGCGCCATGGTGATCGACGGGGTCGGCTCGTCGGAGACCGGCGCCCAGATGCGTCACATGTCGACCTCGGGTGCCGTCTCCACCGGAACCTTCGCCGGCGGACCGGACACCTGCGTGGTGGCCGAGGACCTAGGGGCCGTGCTGCAACCCGGGCACGACGGGCTGGGCTGGCTCGGCCAGCGCGGCTACGTCCCGCTGGGTTACAAGGGCGATGCAACCAAGACCGCCGCGACGTTCCCGGTGATCGACGGGGCGCGCTTCGCCGTTCCCGGCGACCGGGCCCGGCACCTGGACGACGGTTCGATCGAGCTGCTCGGCCGGGATTCGGTGACGATCAACTCCGGTGGGGAGAAGATCTTCGCCGAGGAAGTCGAGACGGCGCTCGCCTCACATCCGGGTGTCGTCGACGTGGTGGTCGCGGGCCGGCCCAGTGAACGCTGGGGCCAGGAGGTGGTGGCCGTGGTGGCCCTTGCCGAGAATGCCGCCGTCACGGCCGCCGAACTCATCGAGCACGCCGGCGGGTCACTGGCCCGCTACAAGCTGCCCAAAGCAGTCGTGTTCCGGTCGACGATCGTGCGCAGCCCGGCCGGCAAGGCCGACTACCGGTGGGCGCGCGAACAGGCCGAGCAGGGCTAGCGTCGTCAGCCGCGTTTGATCCGCCGGCGAGTCCGGTTGCGCGCCGAGCGCAGCATCGCGTCGGCGTAGAAGCGCATCGCGGGCCGAAACGGCGGCGCCGCACTGCCGGTCATGCTGAACGGCAGGTCGGAGCCCACCACGGTCCGGTAGTGGCTGAACGCGTCAAAACCCGCCTTGCCGTGGTAGGCGCCCATGCCGCTGCGACCCACCCCGCCGAACGGTGCCCCCGACGGAATCATCTGTGCGGCAAAGTCGTTGCGGGCCACTCCACCGCTTCGGGTGCGCTGCACGAAGGACCGGAATCCCTTGCCGCCCGGACCGAACCAGTAGGCGACCAGCGGGGCGGGGCGCGAGTTAATCGTCTCGATTGCTTCGTCGAGGGTGCCATAGCCCTGCACCATGAGCACCGGACCGAAGATCTCCTCGTCGGAGATGCGCATGGTCGCATCGGCGCCGCGCACCAGGGTGGGGGCGATCTTGCGGGAAGCGCGATCCGGCAGCGCCTCCCCGTCGGGCGCGACGGTCTCTACCACGGCGCCGCGGTCGCGCGCGTCGTCGATCAGACCCAGCACCCGGTCGAAGTTGGCTTCGTTGACACTTGAGCAGTAGTCGCCATTGGTCAGGATCGTCGGGAACATGTCCCGCAACGTTTGCCGGGCGACATCGACGAATGCGTCGACGTCGCGCTCGGGCACCAGGACATAGTCCGGGCACACGCAGACCTGACCGCCGTTGACCATGCGGGCTGCCGCGATCCGCTTCGCCGATCGCGCGATATCGGCGCCGGGCGCCACCACGACGGGGTTCTTCCCGCCCAGTTCCAAGGTCACTGGGACCAGGTTGTCCGCGGCAGCGCGCTGCACCAGCGCACCCACCGACGGCGAACCGGTGAAGAAGACGTGATCGAACGGCAGCCCAGCGAACGCGGCCGCCACATCAGCGCCGCCGGTGATGACGGCGAATTCGTTCTCGTCGAAGTACTTCGGTGCCAGGTGCGCCATCAGCTCGGCGGTGTGCGAGGTGATCTCAGACATTTTGACCATCACCCGATTGCCCGCCGCGAAGGCTGCCGCCGCCGGCACCACCACCAATTGCAGCGGGAAATTCCACGGCCCGATGATGCCCACCACGCCAAGCGGACTGGGCCGCACCTCGGCATGCAATCCGACCAGCCGGGCCGCACGCAGCAGCTTGCTGGGACGCATCCATTGTCGGACATGCGATCTGGTGTGCTCGACCACGGGGACGATGCCGATCATCTCGGTGGCCAGTGAGGCCGCGCGTGACCGGGTGCCGAAATCTTGTGCCATCGCCTCGGTGAAGGCGTCGACGTTTTCGAGCACCATCGCCAGCAACCGATCGATGCGGTTGCGCCGGACCGCGGCACCCGGCGGCCCGTCGTCGGTGAAGGATCGCCGCTGCTTCTCCAGCAGACTCGCCAGCTCGGCGGTCACGACAGGTCCAGCGGCCCGTTTTGTGCCACGGTCTGCAGCTGACCCAGTTCCACGCCACGGTCGGCAGCCGCTTCGATGCAGGCCGCAACGTCCTTGCGCATGAAGGGTGCAACGACTTTGGCGAAGCTGTCCACGCCACCGGCCGATTGCACGTATCCCGCGGCCCGGCTGCCGCCGCTGCACTGCGCCAGCGCCTCGAACAGGCTGGTATCGCGCACGCCGAGGTTCTTGCCCAGCTCGACCGCGGCGGCGACCAGTTGCGCGTTCGCGGCGAACAGCACGTTGTTGATCAGCTTGAGGTTGAGCGCGGTGCCCAGTGCCCCGGTAAGGATCACCGGGTCGGCGTAGGCCGCCAAGACCGATTGCGCGCGGGCCACCGCGTCGTCGGGGCCGCCGAGCAGCACGGTCAGCCTGCCGGCCTCGATGTCATGAGCGCCGCCGCTGACCGGAGCATCCACCAGCGCCGGGCCGTTCGGGAACTCCGCCGCCAGTGCGGTCAGCGTGCTCACCGTCCCGGTGGTGTGGGAAACCACGACCGTGCTGGAGTCGGCATTGGCCAGCAAGCCGTCGGCGCCGCCGGCGACCTCGAGCAGTTGTGCGTCGGAGAACAGGCAGCTGATCACGACGCCGGCATCGCGGGCGGCCGCGGCGATCGACTCCACTGGCACGGCGCCGGCGGCGTCGAGCCGTTCGCGCACCTCGGGCCGTCGGGCATAGACCTGAACCCGATGCCCGGCGGCGACAAGGCGCGCGACCATCGGTTCGCCCATCTGGCCGGCTCCCACGAATCCGACGACCTGGCCCGTTGTGCTCATTCTCGGCTCCTCAAGGCAGCTTTCGGCTATCCGGTAAGGGCAACCGTAGCATTGTCCGCGAGCGCCGAATTCGTTACAGTCGTGCTTACTGTCGACTTTTCGGGTACACCAGAAGGCTGGCGAGGATGACCAACCCGCAGCGCAAGGTCGTGGTCGTGGGCGCGGGGTCGGGAATCGGCGCCGCCACCGCCGCGCACTTCTACGAGCGCGGAGATTTCGTTCTCGCCGTCGACGTACACACCCACCACACGCCGGCATCGCAATACGCCAACTGCGACCTCCGGGATGCCGCGGCCATCGCGGAGTTCGCCGCCGAGATCGGTGACGACTGGGATCTGTTGGCTCATGTCGCCGGCGTACCTGGCACCGCATCGGCCGCCGACGTGCTGACGGTCAACTACCTGGGCATGCGGCTGATGACCGAGGGCCTGCTGCCGCGGCTTCGTCGCGGCGGGGCGGTGGTCGCAGTGGCATCGACGGCGGCACTCGGGTGGGACCAGCGCATCTCGGTGCTCAACGGCCTACTCGAAGCGACAGACGCGCAGGCCGTCCAGCGCTGGCAGGCTAGCCAGGACCCGGCCTATCCTATCTACAGCACCTCCAAGCAGGCCATGATCCTGTACGCCAAGCGGCGCGCCGCGACCGCGCACGCCGAGTACGGCGTGCGAATCAACACCGTGAGCCCGGGCCCCGTCGAAACGCCGATCCTGCCCGACTTCGAACAGTCGATGGGCAAACAGACGCTCGACACCGTACGCGCCACCGTCGGCCGGCACGCCGGCGTCGACGACATCGTCCCGGTGATCGACTTCCTGGGCTCCCCCGCCGCCGGCTGGATCACCGGCCAAGACGTTCTCGTCGACGGCGGCTTCATCAACGCGATCACCGCCGGCACACCCATCCCCACATAGGGCCAACCTTCCGAGAGGAAACCATGACAATCGATTCGTCACCTGCCGCACCGATTTCCCCACACCCCTACCATCGCCTCGACATCTCTGAAACCGAGTTCTGGGGCAAGGACTTCCGGACCCGGGACGAGACGTTCGCGACGCTGCGCAACGAACCGGGCCTCACGTGGCACCGGCCGATAGATGCCGTGTTCCCCCACCAGGAGACCGGCTACTGGGCGGCAACCCGGCACGCCGACGTCAAGTTCATCAGCCAGCACGAAGAGCTGTTCTGTTCCCGCGAAGGCGTCAGCGTCGACCCGATGCCGGCGGAGATCCAGCGCAACATGACGTTCTTTCTGGCGATGGACCCGCCGGAGCACACCCGGTACCGCAAGCTCATCAGTTCGGGCTTCACACCGCGGCAGGTCCGACGCATCGAGGATCAGATCAAGGCCAACTCCCGCAGCATCGTCGACGACCTGTTGACCCAATTGCGCAGTGGAGACCAGATCGACTTCGTCACAAGCTGTTCCGGCCAACTGCCGATGCGCACCGTCTCCGACATGATCGGCATCGACCCGGCCGACCAGCAGAAGGTCGCCTACGCCGCCGAATGCCTGTTCAGCGGGAGCGACGACGAGTACGCCTCACTGGAGGAGCGGGCGGTGCACGTCATGACGCAGCTGGGCGTGCTGGCCGGCTCCGGCGTCGAGCTGGCGCAGCGCCGCCGTGCCGAACCGCACGATGACCTGATGACCGAGTTGGTCAATGCCGAGGTCGACGGCCATCGTCTCACCGACGCCGACCTCGGCTCCTTCATGGTGCTGCTGGGCTCTGCGGGCAACGACACCACCAAGCAGGCCACCACGCACGCATTCAAGGCCCTCGTCGAACATCCCGAGCAGCGCGCCTGGCTACTGGCCGACTACGAGAATCGGATCGGCGGGGCGGTCGAGGAATTCGTGCGCTGGGCGACACCGGTACTCGCCTTCGCCCGCCACGCGGTGGTGGACACCGAGGTCGCCGGGACCGAGATCAAGGCCGGCGAGAAGGTGGCGCTGTACTACTGCTCGGCCAACCGCGACGAGTCGGTGTTCGACCGGCCGCATGAGTTCGACCTCACCCGCACCACCAACCCCCACCTGGGCTTCGGCGGCGGTGGTGCGCACTACTGCCTGGGAACCCACGTCGCCCGGATGGAGCTGCGGCACCTGTTCTACGAGCTGCTCACCCGGTTGCCCGACGTCACCCTCGGCGAGCCGGAATACCTGCAGAGCACCTTCGTGCACGGCATCAAGCGGATGCCGATCAGCCTGGCCTGACGCTGGTGCGATACTTGCTTAGTCATTTACTGTAACCTTTACAGTATGTTGCTACGCCCGACGGGAGATCAGCCGTGGAAAGCCAGCTTGACGACATTGCTGCCGCACTCGACAAGCCGGCCGACTACCTGAAGAACCCCTACCCGTACTTCCGGAACAAGCGCGAAGGGCTCGGGGTCTTCCCCGGAACGGTCATGGACTATTCCAAGACCCCGGCGTCGCTTCGGCCCAAGACCCAGTTCGCCGCGGTCTCCTTCGAGGCGGTGAATCAGGTCTTCCGCGAGGCGGATTCGTTCAACTCGCACATCTACGACGTCACGATCGGCCTGTTCATTGGACCGACCATCCTGGCGATGGAGGGCGAACCGCACCGCAAGCATCGCAACCTGGTCTCGTCGGCGTTTAAGCGGAAGTCGTTGGTGCACTGGGAGCCGGAGGTGGTCAGGCCGGTCTGCACCGCATTGATCGACGAATTCATCGCCGACAGCACCGCCGATCTGGTATCCGGCTTCACCTTCGAGTTCCCCACCCGGGTCATCTCCAAGCTGTTGGGTCTGCCCGAAGAGGATCTGCCCTGGTTCCGCCAGCGCGCGATCGAGCTGATCAGCTACACCGTCAATTACGAACGAGCGTTCGCCGCTTCGGCGGAGTTGAAGGACTACTTCCTGGCTCAGATGGCGAAGCGCAAATCCCAGCCGACCGAAGACATCATCGGCGACCTGGTCACCGCCGAGGTCGATGGCGAGAAGCTCAGTGACGAAGCGATCTTCTCGTTTCTTCGCCTGTTGCTGCCGGCCGGCCTGGAGACCACGTATCGGGCCACCAGCAACCTGCTGTACCTGCTGCTCACCCATCCCGAACAGTTCGCCGCGGTGCGCGCCGACCACGATCTGATCGGCGCCGCCATCGAGGAAGGGCTGCGCTACGAGACGCCGCTGACCACGGTGCAGCGCACCGCCATCCGCGACACCGCGGTGGCCGGCGTCGAAGTTCCCGCCGGCGCCGTCGTCGACGTCTGCATCGGGTCGGCGAACCGCGACGAGGCCCGGTGGGAACGGCCGGAGGAATTCGACATCTTCCGCAAATGGATTCCGCACATCACGTTCGCCGCCGGCGAGCACACCTGCATGGGCCTACATCTGGCCCGCATGGAGATGCGGGTCGCGATGGAATGTCTGCTCGACCGCCTCGGCGAGATCACCCTGCTCACCGATGACAACCCGCACATCTACGGGCAGCCGTTTCGCTCCCCGCGTTCGCTGCCGGTGACCTTCACCGCCCGATAAGTCTGCCGGCTCACGCCCGCGCGGCGGCTGCGGGTCAGGTGCCGCGCGGTTTGCGGTAGCCGATCGTCTTGGTCTCCAAGTACTGCGCGAATCCCTCGATTCCGCACTGCCGGCCCCAGCCGCTGCTCTTGTAGCCGCCGAACGGCGCGTCGGCGCCGTAGTACATGCCGCCGTTGACGCCGATTGCGCCGGTGCGGATCCGGCGCGCCACGTCCAGTGCCCGTCCGTTCGATGCCGAGACCACCGCACCGGCCAGCCCGTAGGCGCTGTCGTTGGCGATCCGCACCGCCTCGTCGTCGTCACTGAACGGCAGCATCACCAGCACCGGCCCGAACACCTCCTGCTGCGCGATGGCGGCGCTGTTGTCGACCCCGACGATCACCGTCGGCTGCACGTAGTGTCCGCCCGCCAGCTCGTCCGGCAGGCCGGTGACTTCGCCGCCGCCGGTGGTGATCTCGGCACCGTCGCGGCGAGCCTGCGCGTAGGCGTCGAGCACGCGCTGCTTCTGTGCGGCGCTGATCAGCGGGCCGACCAGGGTCTGCGGCAGCGCCGGGTCGCCCACGGTGACGGCCGCGAAGGCCGCGGTGACCGAGGCGACCAACTCGTCGAAGAGGCTGGCATGCACCAGCATCCGGGTGGTGGCCGCGCAGGCCTGCCCGGCGTGCACGCACACTCCGACTGCTCCGGGGATCACCTTGGCCGAGTCGGCGTCGTCGAGCACGATCAGCGCCGACTTTCCGCCCAGCTCCAGGAAGGTCCGCTTCATGGTGTCGGCGCTGGTGCGCGCCAGTAGCTTGCCGACCGTGGTGGATCCGGTGAACGAGATCATGTCGACGCGAGGGTCGGTGCCGAGCAGTCCGGCCACCTCGTTGGACGGCGTGGGCACCACGTTGACCACCCCCGGGGGGATGTCGGTGTGCTCAGCGATCAAGCGACCCAGCCGGGTGGCGTTCCACGGGGTGTTCGGGTCGGGCTTGAGCACGACGGTGTTGCCGGCCGCCAGGGCCGGCCCCAGCTTGTTGAGGATCACCTCGATGGGAAAGTTGGACGGTGTGATCGCAGCGACCACACCGACCGGCTCTTTGACGACCGTGCGAATGTTGCGGTCGCCGAACAGTCCGCCGCCGTCGAGCTGCCGCTCCCAGTCGAATTCATCGATCAACCGTCCCGGGTAGCGCAGCCCGTCGACGAGCGGCCAATCCAGCTGTGCCAGTTGGGTCGTCATCACCGGGCAGCCGACCTCGGCGATCAGCTCGGTGCGCAGCTCCTCCTTCTCGGCCTCCAGCGCCGACTG includes these proteins:
- the mftR gene encoding mycofactocin system transcriptional regulator (MftR, the mycofactocin system transcriptional regulator, is an uncharacterized TetR family DNA-binding transcription factor. Its role is inferred by context. It occurs as part of the biosynthesis locus for mycofactocin, a partially characterized electron carrier derived from the terminal Val-Tyr dipeptide of the precursor peptide MftA, through a radical SAM enzyme-mediated process.), translated to MGGTPGPHPRAGRRRSTTPQHITDVAIDLFAARGFGEVSVDDVAQAAGIGRRTVFRYYASKNAIPWGDFDAHLHQLRELLDGIEPGAPLGDALRAALLAFNTFGESETARHRRRMRVILQTDELQAYSMTMYAGWRSVIAEFVARRAGLDPDDLRPQTVAWMMLGVALSAYERWLGDESLVLPQVLGDAFDAIRGGLD
- the mftC gene encoding mycofactocin radical SAM maturase (MftC is a radical SAM/SPASM enzyme that catalyzes the first two steps in biosynthesis of the electron carrier mycofactocin from the terminal Val-Tyr dipeptide of the precursor peptide MftA.), yielding MTSVAPVPRLIEQFEHGLDAPICLTWELTYACNLACVHCLSSSGKRDPRELSTRQCKDIIDELERMQVFYVNIGGGEPTVRSDFWELVDYATEHHVGVKFSTNGLRITPEVAAKLAASDYVDVQISLDGATAEVNDPIRGPGSFDMAIRALENLAAAGFSDAKISVVATRHNIDQLDDFAELASRYGATLRITRLRPSGRGADVWDDLHPTADQQVQLYDWLVANGERVLTGDSFFHLSGLGAPGALAGLNMCGAGRVVCLIDPVGDVYACPFAIHDRFLAGNVLSDGGFDNVWKHAPLFRELREPQSAGACGSCDHYDSCRGGCMAAKFFTGLPLDGPDPECVQGYGAPALAADRTKPRPAADHSRGKPITTVVPLTLSMRPPARLCNESPI
- the mftA gene encoding mycofactocin precursor MftA (Mycofactocin is a small molecule electron carrier derived from the final two amino acids, Val-Tyr, of MftA, the mycofactocin precursor. It plays a role in redox homeostasis and the metabolism of alcohols and aldehydes in Actinobacteria, including Mycobacterium tuberculosis.), with translation MDQNQQNDTNAELVTESLVEEVSIDGMCGVY
- the mftB gene encoding mycofactocin biosynthesis chaperone MftB (MftB, a small protein, is a peptide chaperone that assists the radical SAM enzyme MftC in performing two modifications to the C-terminal Val-Tyr dipeptide of the mycofactocin precursor peptide, MftA. MftB's role is analogous to the role of PqqD in the biosynthesis of PQQ, a cofactor that derives entirely from a Tyr and a Glu in the precursor PqqA.) — protein: MPEVAVASEATVFDPDRGWELHPQVALRPEPFGALLYHFGTRKLSFLKNRTIVEVVRSLPDHDDVRSACRAAGVDDADQGPYLHALGVLADSKMLMPREGQ